From a single Adhaeribacter swui genomic region:
- the cysC gene encoding adenylyl-sulfate kinase — protein sequence MAENIHPIFDQTLTRASKEELLRQRAIVIWMVGLSGSGKSTLAKGLEFALHERGHLTQLLDGDNLRSGINNNLGFSDADRLENIRRSAETAKLFLNAGLVTICSFISPTAEIRSMAKNIIGATDFYEVYINAPFEVCAQRDVKGLYKKALNGEIKNFTGLDAPFEEPQNPDLEIRTGQEDYALSLQKLLDAILPRITFAALG from the coding sequence ATGGCAGAAAATATTCACCCGATTTTCGATCAAACGCTCACGCGGGCAAGTAAAGAAGAATTGCTACGACAACGGGCCATCGTTATCTGGATGGTAGGCTTATCCGGTTCGGGTAAAAGTACTTTGGCAAAAGGCCTGGAATTTGCCTTGCACGAGCGCGGCCACTTAACCCAGTTACTCGACGGCGATAATTTACGCAGCGGCATTAATAACAATTTAGGCTTTTCGGATGCGGACCGGCTGGAGAATATTCGCCGTTCGGCTGAAACAGCCAAGCTGTTTTTAAATGCAGGTTTAGTAACAATTTGTTCTTTCATTAGTCCAACGGCCGAAATCCGGAGCATGGCGAAAAACATTATCGGTGCAACTGATTTTTACGAAGTGTACATTAATGCGCCTTTTGAAGTATGCGCCCAGCGCGATGTAAAAGGCTTGTACAAAAAAGCCCTGAACGGCGAAATCAAGAACTTTACTGGCCTGGATGCGCCTTTTGAAGAGCCCCAAAATCCTGACCTTGAAATTCGTACCGGCCAGGAAGACTACGCCCTTAGCTTGCAAAAGCTTTTGGATGCTATCTTACCTCGCATTACCTTTGCCGCTTTAGGTTGA
- a CDS encoding glycoside hydrolase family 3 N-terminal domain-containing protein: MWKNFLFFLIISAFIGLSLVVSSFTPTDEPTVTEAENSWVDSVFTSLTFEQRLGQLFMVTALSNKGSAHVQQIEKLITNYNIGGLMFMYGTPYKQAALTNQYQARSRVPLLIAMDAEWGLNMRLDSSMHFAKQMTLGAMADEHYVYLMAQEIALNLRRLGVQVSFSPVLDVNSNPQNPVIGNRSFGESKEQVSRRGIAYIKGLQDNGVMAVAKHFPGHGDTDTDSHKALPVINSDLKRLTEVDLYPFMQSFQAGLKGVMVGHLYMPQFDSTEKKATTLSHKLVTGLLKQKMNYQGLVFTDALNMKGVSQGYKPGLVDAQALLAGNDVLLFSEDVPTAIAEIKNAINRGDITPAEIDARVRKILHAKYWAGLNRYQPVNLAHLKEELNRPRSRAVQHKLYEKSITLVANHGNVLPFREVDTTRYAHVSIGIRPDNPFTETLQHYAPFATYNVRERYVPDSVLINLRKKLGGYDVVVVSIHSLNSTSVSNYGIGENTRTFIKNLQKENPRQKVVVCVLGNAYSLKFFEGSKWLVCGYEDNPVAQSVIPQVLFGALPAQGKLPVTASAAFPAGFGLETASLNRLRYDVPESVGLDSNVLTEIDDLAMEAINEKATPGCQILVARDGAIVFNKSYGNFTYESANPVTASTLYDIASITKVAATLQAIMYLKDQGKLDLNEKLSRYLPEVIGTNKQNLLIKDILLHQAGLQPGIPNWQKTITAQQLSPTYYASAQTTIYPNEVVPGVYSVKTMEDSLWSWTVHSRLLPKKKGTPSEMKYSDLSFYILKRVAERLLQQPIDQFTSQYFYKRLGLHSITYNPLTIFSKSQIAPTEYDNYFRRTLVWGTVHDQAAAMLGGVAGHAGLFSTATDLAVLMEMNRQNGNYGGISYFKSPVVTEFAQQQNPTNRRGLGWDKPDPSGIGPTSNKASVNSFGHTGFTGTCAWVDPDQKLVYIFLSNRVYPTAANQKLLTHSYRTRIHDVIYKAILTKS, translated from the coding sequence ATGTGGAAGAATTTTTTATTTTTTTTAATAATTAGTGCATTTATAGGGTTAAGTTTAGTGGTATCGTCGTTTACCCCCACCGATGAGCCAACGGTTACAGAAGCAGAAAATAGCTGGGTAGATAGTGTTTTTACTTCCCTTACTTTTGAGCAGCGGTTAGGCCAGTTGTTTATGGTTACGGCCCTTTCTAACAAAGGCTCGGCGCACGTACAGCAAATAGAAAAATTAATTACCAATTATAACATCGGTGGCCTGATGTTTATGTATGGCACCCCTTACAAGCAAGCGGCCTTAACCAACCAATACCAAGCCCGTTCCCGGGTACCTTTACTCATTGCCATGGATGCCGAATGGGGCTTAAATATGCGCCTGGATAGCAGCATGCACTTTGCCAAACAAATGACCCTGGGTGCGATGGCCGATGAGCACTACGTGTATTTAATGGCCCAGGAAATTGCCCTTAACTTGCGCCGGCTGGGCGTACAGGTAAGTTTTTCGCCGGTACTGGATGTAAACAGTAATCCGCAAAACCCGGTTATTGGCAACCGCTCTTTTGGCGAATCTAAAGAACAGGTAAGCCGCCGGGGCATAGCTTATATAAAAGGTTTACAGGATAACGGCGTTATGGCCGTAGCAAAGCATTTTCCGGGCCACGGCGACACCGATACCGATTCCCATAAAGCTTTACCGGTCATTAACTCTGATTTAAAACGGCTTACTGAAGTAGATTTATACCCTTTTATGCAATCGTTTCAGGCGGGGCTTAAAGGCGTAATGGTGGGCCACCTGTACATGCCCCAGTTCGACTCCACCGAGAAAAAAGCCACTACCCTATCGCATAAACTGGTAACCGGTTTATTAAAGCAAAAAATGAACTACCAGGGCCTGGTTTTTACCGATGCCTTAAACATGAAAGGCGTGAGCCAGGGTTACAAACCCGGCCTGGTGGATGCCCAAGCCTTGCTGGCAGGTAACGATGTTTTGCTTTTTTCGGAGGATGTGCCTACTGCTATCGCCGAAATTAAAAATGCCATTAACCGCGGCGATATAACGCCCGCAGAAATTGATGCCCGCGTCCGGAAAATTTTGCACGCCAAATACTGGGCCGGCCTGAACCGTTACCAGCCGGTAAATCTGGCGCATTTAAAAGAAGAATTAAACCGCCCCCGGAGCCGGGCCGTGCAACACAAGCTCTACGAAAAATCAATTACCTTAGTAGCTAATCATGGGAACGTACTGCCTTTCCGGGAAGTAGATACCACCCGCTACGCGCACGTGAGCATTGGCATCCGGCCCGATAATCCCTTTACCGAAACCTTACAACACTATGCTCCTTTTGCCACCTATAACGTGCGGGAACGCTACGTACCCGATTCGGTGCTGATTAACTTACGTAAAAAGCTAGGCGGTTACGATGTGGTGGTAGTAAGTATCCACAGCCTCAACAGCACCTCGGTAAGCAATTACGGCATCGGCGAAAATACCCGGACATTTATTAAAAATTTACAAAAAGAAAACCCCCGCCAGAAAGTAGTGGTTTGCGTGCTGGGCAATGCGTATAGTTTAAAGTTTTTTGAAGGTAGCAAGTGGCTGGTTTGTGGTTACGAAGATAATCCGGTGGCGCAAAGCGTGATACCACAAGTGTTGTTCGGGGCGTTGCCCGCCCAAGGCAAATTACCCGTTACCGCATCAGCGGCTTTTCCGGCGGGGTTTGGTTTAGAAACAGCCAGTTTAAACCGTTTGCGCTACGATGTGCCCGAAAGCGTTGGCCTGGACTCTAACGTACTCACCGAAATTGACGACCTAGCCATGGAAGCCATCAACGAGAAGGCAACGCCCGGCTGCCAAATTTTAGTTGCCCGCGACGGCGCCATTGTTTTTAATAAATCTTACGGAAATTTTACTTACGAATCTGCTAACCCCGTTACGGCCAGCACGCTTTACGATATTGCTTCTATTACCAAAGTAGCCGCCACTTTGCAGGCTATTATGTATTTAAAAGATCAGGGTAAACTGGATTTAAACGAAAAACTTTCGCGGTACTTGCCCGAGGTAATTGGCACCAACAAGCAAAATTTACTTATTAAAGATATTTTATTGCACCAGGCCGGTCTGCAGCCGGGCATCCCCAACTGGCAAAAAACTATTACGGCACAACAGTTAAGCCCTACGTATTACGCCAGCGCCCAAACTACCATTTACCCCAACGAAGTAGTACCGGGCGTTTACTCTGTTAAAACCATGGAAGACTCTTTATGGTCCTGGACGGTGCATTCCCGGTTATTGCCAAAGAAAAAAGGCACGCCCAGCGAAATGAAGTACAGCGACCTGAGCTTTTATATATTAAAGCGGGTAGCCGAGCGGTTACTGCAACAACCCATCGACCAGTTTACCAGCCAGTATTTCTACAAACGATTAGGTTTGCATTCAATCACTTATAATCCGTTAACCATATTTTCAAAATCGCAGATTGCCCCTACCGAGTACGATAATTATTTCCGGAGAACTTTGGTTTGGGGAACGGTACACGACCAGGCCGCGGCTATGTTGGGCGGGGTGGCCGGGCATGCCGGCTTATTTAGTACGGCTACCGATTTAGCCGTGCTCATGGAAATGAACCGGCAGAACGGTAATTACGGAGGTATTTCTTATTTTAAAAGCCCGGTAGTAACGGAGTTTGCCCAGCAACAAAACCCAACTAACCGTCGGGGTCTAGGCTGGGATAAACCCGACCCGAGCGGCATAGGACCTACCAGCAATAAAGCTTCGGTTAATTCTTTTGGCCATACAGGCTTTACCGGCACCTGTGCCTGGGTAGACCCGGACCAAAAATTAGTTTACATCTTTTTATCTAATCGGGTATACCCCACCGCAGCTAATCAAAAACTATTAACCCACAGCTACCGCACCCGCATCCACGATGTGATTTACAAGGCTATCCTGACTAAATCGTAA
- the mutL gene encoding DNA mismatch repair endonuclease MutL, with protein sequence MPDIIHLLPEYLANQIAAGEVVQRPASVVKELLENAVDAQSTNIQLIVKEAGKQLIQVVDNGLGMSETDARMCFERHATSKIKSSEDLFRIRTMGFRGEAMASIAAVAQVELKTKTRTSDTGTKLVIEGSEFISQEPVAVPDGTSVCVKNLFFNVPARRNFLKSNPVEMRHILDEFMHVALAHPDIAFSLYQNEIEIFQLPAGKLSQRIVNLFGNNYREQLATCEEITPFLKVKGYIGKPEFAKKSRGEQFFFVNERYIRSSYLNHAVQTAYEGLLPKDSHPFYVLFLEIAPESIDINVHPTKTEIKFEDEKTVYAIVRAAVKQSLGVHNIAPSLDFEGDVNFAPLKPVTPSFEENKFEKASNFENFIRENSSPAKPISINPVKSNVTKQQDWQKVFEPLTQPSREFAREPDESKLTELDFLSGFSNLSNPEPSGKKALQVHQKYIMVQVKSGIMLVDQQAAQERILYEQYSASLQKNSGGSQALLFPQAVQLSPNDYDLMQQLAGEFNALGFVFSEFGKHTIVLNGIPADVPARDEKALLEELLEQYKNNQQELTLSKKENLARAMAKRVSSRFTSKLTDLEMNALVDKLFACQMPNYTPSGQKTLVMMELGQLQHFFLKN encoded by the coding sequence ATGCCCGATATTATACATTTGTTACCCGAGTACTTAGCGAACCAGATTGCCGCCGGCGAAGTGGTGCAGCGTCCGGCATCGGTGGTGAAAGAGCTACTCGAAAATGCAGTTGATGCGCAGAGTACCAATATTCAGTTAATTGTGAAGGAAGCCGGCAAGCAATTGATTCAGGTGGTAGATAACGGCCTGGGCATGAGCGAAACCGATGCCCGCATGTGTTTTGAGCGACACGCCACTTCCAAAATTAAATCCAGCGAAGATTTGTTCCGGATCCGGACTATGGGCTTCCGTGGCGAAGCCATGGCCTCAATTGCGGCGGTGGCCCAGGTAGAACTAAAAACCAAAACCCGCACCAGCGATACCGGCACTAAACTCGTGATCGAAGGGTCGGAGTTTATTAGCCAGGAACCGGTGGCGGTGCCCGATGGTACTTCGGTTTGCGTGAAAAATTTATTTTTTAACGTACCGGCCCGGCGCAATTTTTTAAAATCCAACCCTGTTGAGATGCGCCATATTCTGGATGAGTTTATGCACGTAGCCTTGGCCCACCCGGACATTGCTTTTTCGCTGTACCAAAACGAGATTGAAATTTTTCAATTACCCGCCGGTAAATTAAGCCAGCGCATTGTAAACTTATTCGGCAATAATTACCGCGAACAGTTAGCCACCTGCGAAGAAATTACCCCGTTTTTAAAAGTAAAAGGCTACATTGGCAAGCCGGAGTTTGCCAAAAAAAGCCGCGGCGAACAGTTTTTCTTTGTAAACGAACGGTACATCCGCAGCTCGTACCTGAACCACGCCGTGCAAACCGCCTACGAAGGATTATTGCCCAAAGACAGCCATCCGTTTTACGTGTTGTTTCTGGAAATTGCACCCGAAAGCATTGATATAAACGTGCACCCTACCAAAACTGAAATTAAGTTTGAAGACGAAAAAACGGTATATGCCATTGTGCGGGCGGCGGTAAAGCAATCGTTGGGGGTGCATAACATTGCCCCGTCCTTGGATTTTGAAGGCGACGTAAATTTTGCGCCTTTAAAGCCCGTTACGCCATCCTTTGAAGAGAATAAATTTGAAAAAGCGAGTAATTTTGAAAATTTTATCCGGGAGAACTCCAGTCCGGCTAAACCCATTTCAATAAATCCGGTTAAAAGTAACGTTACCAAGCAACAGGATTGGCAAAAGGTATTTGAGCCTTTAACGCAACCATCGCGGGAATTTGCGCGCGAACCCGACGAAAGTAAATTAACCGAACTGGATTTTTTAAGCGGGTTCAGTAACCTAAGTAATCCGGAACCTTCAGGTAAAAAAGCGCTGCAAGTACACCAGAAATACATTATGGTGCAGGTAAAATCGGGCATTATGCTCGTGGACCAGCAAGCGGCGCAAGAGCGTATTTTGTACGAACAATACTCGGCTTCGCTGCAGAAGAACAGTGGCGGTTCGCAGGCTTTGTTGTTCCCGCAAGCCGTACAACTTTCGCCGAACGATTACGATTTGATGCAACAACTGGCCGGTGAGTTTAATGCTTTGGGTTTTGTGTTTAGCGAGTTTGGTAAACACACCATTGTGTTAAACGGCATACCGGCCGATGTGCCCGCGCGCGACGAAAAAGCTTTGCTGGAAGAATTACTGGAGCAATACAAAAACAATCAGCAGGAGTTAACGCTTTCTAAGAAAGAAAACCTGGCGCGGGCCATGGCCAAACGGGTATCATCCAGGTTTACCAGCAAACTTACCGACTTAGAAATGAATGCTTTGGTAGATAAACTGTTTGCCTGTCAGATGCCCAACTATACGCCTTCGGGCCAGAAAACGTTAGTGATGATGGAGCTGGGGCAGCTGCAACACTTTTTTTTAAAAAATTGA
- the cysD gene encoding sulfate adenylyltransferase subunit CysD, which produces MYSYKLSYLKQLEAESIFLIREAVAQFENPVLLFSGGKDSIVMAHLARKAFWPSKLPFPMLHVDTGHNFPETIEFRDYLVNKIGARLIVRTVQESIDKGLAQEEKGPNPSRNGLQTITLLSAIEEFKFDAAFGGARRDEEKARAKERFFSHRDEFGQWDPKNQRPELWHLYNGRKNVGEHFRVFPLSNWTELDIWQYIASENLEIPSIYFSHQREIVNRQGVLLAKSEYISLLKNEQYEEQTVRFRTVGDMTCTGAVFSPANTIEDIIAEVAAARVTERAARADDQRSEAAMEDRKKQGYF; this is translated from the coding sequence ATGTATTCCTATAAACTTAGTTACCTAAAGCAACTCGAAGCCGAATCTATCTTTTTGATTCGCGAAGCGGTTGCGCAATTTGAAAACCCGGTACTGCTGTTTTCCGGCGGTAAAGATTCTATTGTGATGGCGCATTTGGCCCGCAAAGCTTTTTGGCCCAGCAAGTTACCTTTCCCGATGCTGCACGTGGATACCGGCCATAACTTCCCCGAAACCATTGAATTCCGGGATTATTTGGTAAATAAAATTGGCGCCCGCCTGATTGTGCGTACCGTGCAGGAATCTATTGATAAAGGTTTAGCGCAGGAAGAAAAAGGCCCGAATCCAAGCCGCAATGGTTTGCAAACCATTACCTTATTAAGCGCCATCGAAGAATTTAAATTTGATGCCGCTTTTGGCGGAGCCCGCCGCGACGAAGAAAAAGCCCGCGCCAAAGAACGCTTTTTCTCGCACCGCGATGAATTTGGCCAATGGGACCCGAAAAACCAGCGCCCCGAGTTGTGGCATTTGTATAACGGCCGTAAAAATGTGGGCGAGCATTTCCGGGTTTTCCCGCTCAGTAACTGGACCGAGCTGGACATCTGGCAGTACATTGCTTCCGAGAATTTAGAAATTCCGAGTATTTACTTCTCGCACCAGCGCGAAATTGTAAACCGCCAAGGCGTGCTGCTGGCTAAATCGGAATATATTTCTTTGCTTAAGAATGAACAGTACGAAGAGCAAACCGTGCGTTTCCGGACTGTGGGCGACATGACCTGTACCGGAGCGGTTTTCTCCCCGGCCAATACCATAGAAGACATTATTGCCGAAGTAGCGGCTGCCCGCGTTACCGAACGCGCCGCTCGCGCCGACGATCAACGCTCCGAAGCCGCTATGGAAGACCGAAAAAAACAAGGTTATTTTTAA
- a CDS encoding Mov34/MPN/PAD-1 family protein codes for MKLQLTETAHRLIQEHATEIYPDECCGFLYGNETDVRLVQEAVPVTNSKDGDKRRRFEISPVDYMRAEKYALENNTNLLGVYHSHPDHPARPSEHDLNQAVPYFSYIIVSVRQGQVADLTSWQLNEAGQFEQESILQNENHIQNT; via the coding sequence ATGAAACTACAACTCACCGAAACTGCCCACCGCCTGATTCAGGAACATGCCACGGAAATATACCCAGACGAATGCTGCGGCTTTTTGTACGGGAATGAAACGGACGTGCGCCTAGTGCAGGAAGCGGTACCGGTAACCAACAGCAAAGACGGCGACAAACGCCGTCGCTTCGAGATTTCGCCGGTAGATTACATGCGAGCCGAAAAATACGCCCTGGAAAATAACACTAATTTACTAGGCGTGTACCACTCGCATCCCGATCATCCGGCCCGGCCTTCGGAGCACGATTTAAACCAGGCAGTACCGTACTTTTCTTACATTATTGTATCGGTGCGGCAAGGCCAAGTAGCGGACCTTACTTCCTGGCAATTAAACGAAGCCGGTCAGTTCGAACAAGAATCTATCTTACAAAACGAAAATCATATTCAGAATACCTAA
- a CDS encoding PLP-dependent cysteine synthase family protein — MLLTAETQDLQEQLTTLSSFIGNTPLFPITRAYSKPGVKIYAKLEWQQLGGSVKARPAFRIIQDAVKSGRLQPGQSLLDASSGNTAIAYAAIGAATQIPVTICLPENASEERKTLLKAFGANIIYTSRFGSTDEAQEIAKQLNSDYPDRYFYADQYGNQSNWQAHYHTTANEIFRQTKGEITHFVAGLGTTGTFTGTSRKLKELNPEIELISLQPDAAMHGLEGWKHLETARVPKIYDATIANQNLAIDTYEAFDLIQKVAQKEGLLVSPSAAANLAGAIKVAESIDEGVIVTVFPDNAEKYAEVLKSLF, encoded by the coding sequence ATGTTACTCACCGCCGAAACGCAAGATTTACAAGAGCAACTAACTACTTTAAGTTCTTTTATTGGCAATACGCCGTTATTTCCGATTACCCGGGCTTACAGCAAGCCGGGCGTTAAAATTTACGCCAAACTAGAGTGGCAACAACTAGGCGGCAGCGTAAAAGCCCGGCCTGCTTTCCGGATAATTCAGGATGCGGTAAAAAGCGGTAGATTGCAACCCGGCCAGTCTTTATTGGATGCTTCGAGTGGTAACACGGCTATTGCTTACGCCGCCATTGGCGCCGCTACGCAAATACCTGTTACCATCTGCTTGCCCGAAAATGCCTCGGAAGAACGGAAAACTTTATTAAAAGCGTTCGGCGCTAATATCATCTATACCTCGCGTTTTGGTTCTACGGATGAGGCTCAGGAAATTGCCAAGCAGTTAAATTCGGATTACCCCGACCGGTATTTTTACGCGGACCAATACGGTAATCAAAGTAACTGGCAAGCGCATTACCACACTACGGCTAACGAAATCTTCCGGCAAACCAAAGGCGAAATCACCCACTTTGTGGCGGGTTTAGGCACCACCGGTACATTTACCGGTACCAGCCGCAAGTTGAAAGAGTTAAATCCGGAGATTGAATTAATATCGTTGCAACCCGATGCGGCCATGCACGGCCTGGAAGGGTGGAAGCACCTGGAAACCGCGCGGGTACCAAAAATTTACGATGCTACTATTGCCAACCAAAACTTGGCGATTGATACCTACGAAGCTTTTGATTTAATTCAGAAAGTAGCGCAAAAAGAAGGTTTACTGGTTAGCCCATCAGCCGCCGCCAATTTAGCTGGTGCCATTAAAGTAGCCGAGAGCATCGACGAAGGCGTAATCGTAACGGTTTTCCCGGACAATGCCGAGAAGTACGCCGAAGTATTAAAATCGTTGTTCTAG
- the cysN gene encoding sulfate adenylyltransferase subunit CysN: protein MKEQTREADLLRFITCGSVDDGKSTLIGRLLYDTKTIFEDQLQNIERTSQMRGEEYVNLALLTDGLRAEREQGITIDVAYRYFATPKRKFIMADTPGHIQYTRNMVTGASTANLAVVLVDARKGVIEQTCRHTFITSLLKIDHIILCVNKMDLVDYSQEVYEKIKTDFQNFISRLDIADVRYVPVSALQGDNIVNKSANMPWYEGSTLLYMLENVHLGSDLNHVDARFPVQYVLRPQSTEYHDFRGYAGRVEGGVFKPGDEVLVLPSGFSSTVKSIETFDGPVAEAFAPMSVVITLNDEIDISRGDMLVKPNNQPEISQDLEVMVCWMSEKPLVKGKKYIVRHTTKEAKCLVKDIRYKMNINTLHKIEDDLNIGLNDIGRITLRTTLPLFYDDYRKNTGTGSLILVDEFTNETVAAAIIL from the coding sequence ATGAAAGAACAAACACGCGAGGCCGATTTGCTGCGCTTTATTACTTGCGGCAGCGTAGATGATGGTAAAAGTACCCTCATTGGCCGTTTGCTGTACGATACCAAAACCATATTTGAAGACCAGTTACAAAACATTGAGCGCACCAGTCAGATGCGCGGCGAAGAGTACGTAAACCTGGCGCTCCTCACCGATGGCTTACGTGCTGAACGCGAGCAAGGTATAACCATTGATGTGGCCTACCGTTACTTTGCTACGCCCAAACGCAAGTTTATCATGGCCGATACGCCGGGCCATATTCAGTATACCCGCAACATGGTTACCGGCGCTTCTACCGCCAACTTAGCGGTAGTTCTGGTGGATGCCCGCAAAGGCGTAATTGAGCAAACCTGTCGCCATACGTTTATCACTTCGTTACTAAAAATCGATCATATTATTTTGTGCGTGAACAAAATGGATTTGGTGGATTACAGCCAGGAGGTTTACGAGAAAATTAAAACCGACTTCCAGAATTTTATCTCCCGCTTAGATATTGCCGATGTACGTTATGTGCCGGTAAGCGCTTTGCAGGGCGATAACATTGTAAATAAATCTGCAAATATGCCGTGGTACGAGGGCTCTACCTTGTTGTACATGCTTGAAAACGTGCACCTGGGCAGCGATTTAAACCACGTAGACGCCCGTTTTCCGGTGCAATACGTATTGCGCCCGCAAAGCACCGAGTACCACGATTTCCGGGGTTACGCGGGTCGTGTAGAAGGCGGCGTATTTAAACCCGGCGACGAAGTACTGGTGTTGCCCTCGGGCTTTAGCAGTACCGTAAAATCCATTGAAACTTTTGATGGTCCCGTGGCCGAAGCCTTTGCTCCCATGTCGGTAGTTATTACTTTAAACGACGAGATTGATATTAGCCGCGGCGACATGCTCGTGAAACCTAATAACCAGCCCGAGATTAGTCAGGATTTAGAAGTAATGGTTTGCTGGATGAGCGAAAAACCTTTAGTAAAAGGCAAAAAATACATTGTGCGCCACACTACCAAAGAAGCTAAGTGTCTGGTAAAAGATATTCGTTATAAAATGAATATTAACACGCTGCACAAAATTGAAGACGACCTGAACATTGGCTTAAACGATATTGGCCGGATAACCCTGCGTACCACCCTGCCCCTTTTCTACGACGATTACCGCAAGAATACCGGCACTGGTAGCTTGATTTTAGTAGATGAGTTTACCAACGAAACCGTAGCCGCTGCTATTATCCTCTAA
- a CDS encoding rhomboid family intramembrane serine protease, whose product MTSIFDDIRNAFRLRNALNQLILINVIIFVVLLLVRVILKISTQTDGVFETILDYIAMPANPGIFLTRPWTIFTYFFTHREFFHIIFNMLNLYWFGMIIREYLGDKKLVSLYLLGGLAGGIFFVLFYNLIPFYQSRAIYATMIGASASVLAVTVAAATLLPNYTFNLLFIGPVKIKYIAAFFVLLSISGAIGDNAGGNLAHLGGALIGFVFIKQLQRGTDLGRPIHGIANFFRNLFKPRTPLKVTYKNQSRSTSYSSASSSGEPSQTEIDLILDKISRSGYESLSKDEKQKLFRASQKKD is encoded by the coding sequence ATGACGAGTATTTTTGACGATATCCGGAATGCGTTCCGGTTACGCAACGCCCTTAATCAGTTGATTCTGATTAATGTAATTATTTTTGTGGTATTGCTCCTGGTACGGGTAATCCTTAAAATCTCTACGCAAACCGATGGCGTTTTTGAAACCATTCTGGATTATATTGCCATGCCGGCTAATCCGGGCATATTCCTTACCCGGCCCTGGACTATTTTTACTTACTTTTTTACCCACCGGGAATTCTTTCACATTATTTTTAACATGCTAAACCTGTATTGGTTTGGAATGATTATCCGGGAATATTTAGGCGATAAAAAACTGGTTAGCTTGTACTTGCTGGGCGGTTTGGCCGGAGGAATTTTCTTTGTGCTTTTCTACAACTTGATTCCTTTTTATCAAAGCCGGGCGATTTATGCTACGATGATTGGGGCGTCGGCGAGTGTGTTGGCCGTTACCGTGGCAGCCGCTACTTTACTGCCCAATTATACTTTTAATTTATTGTTTATTGGTCCGGTAAAAATCAAATACATTGCCGCCTTTTTTGTTTTATTATCTATTTCGGGCGCAATCGGCGATAATGCCGGCGGTAATTTAGCGCATTTGGGCGGCGCATTAATCGGGTTTGTATTTATCAAACAACTGCAGCGGGGCACCGATTTAGGGCGGCCTATTCACGGGATTGCTAATTTTTTCCGGAATCTTTTTAAACCCCGTACTCCTTTAAAAGTAACTTATAAAAACCAAAGCCGCAGCACTTCTTATTCTTCCGCGTCGTCGAGTGGCGAACCCTCGCAAACCGAAATTGATTTAATTCTGGACAAAATTTCGCGGTCGGGTTACGAGAGCTTATCCAAAGACGAAAAGCAAAAACTTTTCCGGGCCAGTCAGAAGAAAGATTAA
- the cysQ gene encoding 3'(2'),5'-bisphosphate nucleotidase CysQ, which produces MAAINVSAIMPDLLQIAKKAGDAIMEVYNQPASFTQITLKSDQSPLTQADQAANDVIAAGLAALTPDIPVLSEEGKMVPYEVRQTWPLYWCVDPLDGTKEFISRNGEFTVNIALVAGTTPVAGVIYAPVTNELYYTNGQDGAYKKQGDQEVEKLAVTGKTEKLVAVKSRSHGAPEEIAFLSQFAVTDEVRIGSSLKFCLIAEGKAQLYFRHGPTMEWDTAAGHAILAQAGGKLTNPDGEPFTYNKPSLLNGSFLCSGWQ; this is translated from the coding sequence ATGGCCGCGATAAATGTTTCCGCGATAATGCCCGACTTGTTACAAATAGCTAAAAAAGCCGGCGATGCCATCATGGAGGTTTATAATCAACCGGCCAGCTTTACGCAGATAACTTTAAAAAGCGACCAGTCGCCGCTTACCCAAGCCGACCAGGCCGCCAACGATGTAATTGCCGCCGGATTAGCTGCGTTAACCCCCGATATCCCGGTTTTATCCGAAGAAGGAAAAATGGTGCCCTACGAAGTGCGCCAGACCTGGCCCTTGTATTGGTGCGTTGACCCCCTGGATGGGACCAAAGAGTTTATCAGCCGCAACGGTGAGTTTACGGTAAACATTGCTTTAGTAGCAGGCACTACGCCCGTAGCCGGCGTTATTTATGCCCCCGTTACCAACGAGCTTTATTACACTAACGGCCAGGATGGCGCCTATAAAAAACAAGGTGACCAGGAAGTAGAAAAACTGGCAGTAACCGGAAAAACAGAGAAATTAGTAGCCGTGAAAAGCCGCTCGCACGGAGCGCCGGAAGAAATTGCTTTTTTAAGCCAGTTTGCGGTTACCGACGAAGTACGCATCGGGTCTTCTTTAAAATTTTGTTTAATCGCCGAAGGCAAAGCGCAACTGTATTTCCGGCATGGGCCTACCATGGAATGGGACACCGCCGCCGGGCACGCCATTTTGGCACAAGCCGGTGGCAAATTAACTAATCCCGACGGCGAGCCATTTACGTACAACAAGCCTTCGTTACTGAATGGCAGCTTTTTATGTTCGGGCTGGCAGTAA